The stretch of DNA CGACGAAGAGCGAAGGAGAAGGGCACACAAAGAAGGTGGTAATCTCGCCTGTTGGCGCTTCCAATGGAAAACATTGAGACGATTTGTGCTGTTTCGACCCCTTCCGGAGAGGGGGGAATTGGCATTGTAAGGTTGAGCGGGCCGGATGCCCACAAGGTCCTCAAGGCCATCTTCAGAAAAGCGAAAGGCGGCGGCGACATCACGTCCCGCCGCATGTATCTCGGTCACATCGTTGACCCCGAACATTCGGAACAGATTGATGAGGTATTTGCCGTCTTCATGAATGCCCCTCTCACGTATACGAGAGAAGATATAGGGGAGGTCTACTCACATGGAGGGCTTGCCGTTCAGAGAAGGATTCTCTCCGTTATGATCCGATGCGGCGCGAGACTTGCAGAGCCGGGAGAATTCACGAAGCGGGCATTCTTGAACGGAAGAATTGATCTCGCACAAGCCGAGGCAGTCCTTGACATTATCGAGAGTGAAACCGACGAAGAGCTGGGTCACGCGATAAAATCCCTGGAAGGCGTGTTGTCGAAAAAGATTAATGGCATCAGGAACCAACTCAGGCGCGCCCTTGTGGAAGTGGAGGCGCTCATAGATTTTCCCGAAGAAGAGATTGATGTGGACGAAAAGGAGGTTCTCGCCGGTGTAGAGTGTGCGGAAAAAGAAATAGCGGCGCTTGCCGACTCATACTACGAAGGCAACGCGGTGAAACACGGACTTGAGGTTCTCATCGTGGGGCGGACGAACGTGGGGAAATCGAGCCTTCTTAACGCGCTTCTGGCCAGGGAAAGGGCCATTGTGACACCCTTGCCAGGGACTACCAGGGATATGATAGAGGATACGATCCATATCATGGGTATCAAGGTAAGGATCGTGGATACAGCGGGTTTTGGGCTGCCCCGGGATATTGTGGAGCGGGAAGGACTAGCGCGGGTGAAACGGAAGATCCCTGAAGCCGACCTTATCCTCTGGGTTGTGGACGGCTCCCGCCCGTATTCTGATGAAGACCGTGAGGTCTGTGAGGAGATAGGAAAGAGAAGGAAGATCGTCGTAATTAATAAGACCGACCTGCCCCGTTTGCTTGAAATTGATATCCCGCCGGAATCTCCCATCTCCGGGATCGAGGTATCGGCCCTGAGGGAAGAGGGTATTGAAGCCCTGAAGACCGCCATCTACGAAGCGCTCATGAGTAAAGAGCGGCGCGCCAATGCGATTCTTGTCACGAATCTCCGGCATAAGGACGCCCTTTCCCGAGCCCTCACCGCGGCGCGTAACGCCGTCTCCGGTCTTAAGCGGCAGGAACCTGCCGAATTCATCGCCTTTGATCTCCGTGATGCCGGCCAGTGCCTGGGAGAGATCACAGGAGAAGCATGGACCGACGATATTCTCCATGACATATTCAGCCGGTTCTGTATAGGAAAATAGACGATGGTACTCCTCAAGTTTTCAACAAATTTTGTTGAAAAACTGTGGAAAACTTGTCGAACGCTGCTGTTAACTATCAGACATAATTGAGGTAAGTTCTATTGGATCGACTCGGATGTAATATGAAAAACGTAATTAATACAGCAACTTCCAACATGAGATGCGAATCGGTAGTCTCCTTTCCGGCCCAAGGTCTGACGCAATCAATACCCTTTAATATGAATATATTACAGGTGGGGTTCATTATGAGAAATATTTTCGCCCTTTATCTGCAAGGAGTTATGGGAGAGAGAGAAAAGAACTTCCTGTTATGATTCTTATTTCAATCGCGGCATCTTTATGCGGCCGCCATATGTCATCCAAAAATTGAAGAAACTTCAGTCAAAAACGGC from Syntrophobacterales bacterium encodes:
- the mnmE gene encoding tRNA uridine-5-carboxymethylaminomethyl(34) synthesis GTPase MnmE, whose amino-acid sequence is MENIETICAVSTPSGEGGIGIVRLSGPDAHKVLKAIFRKAKGGGDITSRRMYLGHIVDPEHSEQIDEVFAVFMNAPLTYTREDIGEVYSHGGLAVQRRILSVMIRCGARLAEPGEFTKRAFLNGRIDLAQAEAVLDIIESETDEELGHAIKSLEGVLSKKINGIRNQLRRALVEVEALIDFPEEEIDVDEKEVLAGVECAEKEIAALADSYYEGNAVKHGLEVLIVGRTNVGKSSLLNALLARERAIVTPLPGTTRDMIEDTIHIMGIKVRIVDTAGFGLPRDIVEREGLARVKRKIPEADLILWVVDGSRPYSDEDREVCEEIGKRRKIVVINKTDLPRLLEIDIPPESPISGIEVSALREEGIEALKTAIYEALMSKERRANAILVTNLRHKDALSRALTAARNAVSGLKRQEPAEFIAFDLRDAGQCLGEITGEAWTDDILHDIFSRFCIGK